In Meiothermus ruber DSM 1279, the following proteins share a genomic window:
- a CDS encoding PaaI family thioesterase: MHPSNLEEIQRLYTQAHFVQHIGLRLLDVGEGWCETAVDIQAHHQQQDGFIHAGVQATMADHSAGTAAATLIKPGQYVLTVEFKINLLRPAQGELLRCRAEVLKPGRSLCVVESVVFAEKLFSKATVTLAVLDR, translated from the coding sequence ATGCATCCGAGCAACCTCGAGGAGATCCAGCGCCTCTACACCCAGGCCCACTTTGTTCAGCACATCGGCCTGAGGCTGCTTGACGTGGGTGAGGGCTGGTGCGAGACGGCGGTGGACATCCAGGCACACCACCAACAGCAAGATGGCTTCATCCACGCCGGCGTACAGGCCACCATGGCCGACCACAGCGCCGGAACCGCCGCCGCAACGCTGATTAAGCCTGGTCAGTATGTGCTCACCGTGGAGTTCAAGATCAACCTGCTACGACCTGCCCAGGGCGAGCTCCTACGCTGCCGGGCCGAGGTGCTGAAGCCGGGCCGCTCCTTGTGCGTGGTGGAGTCTGTGGTGTTTGCCGAGAAGCTCTTTTCTAAAGCGACAGTAACCTTGGCGGTACTGGATAGGTAA
- a CDS encoding metallophosphoesterase family protein, producing MRRLLALFLGLALGLPGLAQRLAVLGDWGAETPHRPLVAQALQQQHQVQPFEALLTLGDNFYPRGQPVRRYLEELPPVRIYPAFGNHDVPALTKQLELFRVEGPYYAFRLENLEVFVVYSEHFSQAQRRWLEAALKASQAPWKIVALHRPLYSSGFHGGARSLRQSIEPLLIQYRVPLVLAGHEHSYERLEARGVVHIVAGGGGAWLRDFRVVQPQSKVRLKSPNYLILEASIERLLITAYNERNEVIDRVELKK from the coding sequence ATGAGGCGCCTGCTGGCTCTTTTCCTTGGGCTGGCCCTGGGCCTGCCGGGGCTGGCCCAGCGGCTGGCGGTGCTGGGCGACTGGGGGGCCGAGACCCCGCACCGCCCGCTGGTGGCCCAGGCCCTGCAACAGCAGCACCAAGTCCAGCCCTTTGAGGCCCTCCTCACCCTGGGGGATAACTTTTACCCTCGAGGCCAGCCCGTGCGCCGCTATCTGGAAGAGCTGCCCCCAGTACGCATTTATCCCGCATTTGGCAACCACGATGTACCCGCCCTGACCAAGCAGCTCGAGCTGTTCAGGGTCGAAGGGCCCTACTACGCTTTCCGGCTGGAAAACCTCGAGGTCTTCGTGGTCTACTCGGAGCATTTCAGCCAGGCCCAGCGCCGCTGGCTGGAAGCCGCCCTCAAAGCCTCCCAGGCCCCCTGGAAGATCGTGGCCCTGCACCGCCCCCTCTACTCCTCGGGGTTTCATGGGGGGGCCCGCAGCCTGCGGCAGTCCATCGAGCCCCTACTCATCCAGTACCGCGTGCCGCTGGTGCTGGCCGGGCACGAGCACAGCTACGAGCGGCTCGAGGCCCGGGGCGTCGTGCACATCGTTGCCGGCGGGGGCGGGGCCTGGCTGCGCGACTTTCGAGTCGTACAGCCACAAAGTAAGGTTCGGCTGAAAAGCCCCAACTACCTGATCCTGGAAGCCAGCATCGAGCGGCTGCTAATCACGGCCTACAACGAGAGGAACGAGGTAATTGACCGCGTGGAGCTGAAGAAATAG
- a CDS encoding thiamine diphosphokinase, whose protein sequence is MQRFTILLGGLVTPTERLKAQVAGSRVIAADGGMRHAQALGLQAELWVGDFDSAPAELQQAYAQVPRETYPVAKDFTDGELAIEAALARGAAQLVLVGAMGGQTDQTLAHLLLGIRLAQQGVPTLLTSGSEEAHPLLPGALRLDLPLHSKLSLLPLGGFSGLSLRGVRWPLQKASIPLGSTQTLSNLAVGPVEIELEAGYGVVVAYPEPATL, encoded by the coding sequence ATGCAACGCTTCACCATTCTGCTAGGCGGTCTGGTTACCCCGACCGAGCGGCTCAAGGCCCAGGTGGCCGGGAGTCGGGTTATTGCTGCGGATGGCGGTATGCGCCACGCCCAAGCCCTGGGGCTTCAGGCCGAGCTGTGGGTAGGCGATTTCGACTCGGCCCCGGCGGAACTCCAGCAGGCCTATGCCCAGGTGCCGCGCGAAACCTATCCGGTGGCCAAGGACTTCACCGACGGTGAGCTGGCCATCGAGGCTGCCCTGGCCCGGGGGGCGGCACAGCTTGTTCTGGTGGGGGCCATGGGGGGTCAGACCGACCAGACCCTGGCCCACCTGCTGCTGGGTATCCGGCTGGCTCAGCAGGGGGTGCCGACCCTGCTAACCTCGGGCAGCGAGGAGGCCCACCCTTTATTGCCTGGAGCCCTGCGGCTGGACTTACCCCTCCACAGCAAGCTGAGCTTGCTACCGCTGGGTGGTTTTTCCGGCCTGAGTCTGCGTGGGGTGCGCTGGCCGCTACAAAAAGCCAGCATACCGTTGGGAAGTACCCAGACCCTTTCCAACCTGGCTGTAGGCCCGGTGGAGATCGAACTCGAGGCTGGCTACGGGGTGGTGGTGGCCTACCCTGAGCCGGCAACCTTGTGA
- a CDS encoding alpha/beta fold hydrolase, producing MNPFSYHKPRSQLPYALYLPAGKPPKGGWPLILFLHGSGERGSDGRKQSTVGLGPAIQENPQRWPAVVLMPQCPKGQQWAGEPLAQAYELLHQVEQEHQTNPRRVYLTGLSMGGYGSWNLGGLYPRRFAAIAPICGAADPFMVWQRLGKVPIWNFHGAADEVVPVSFSRALADALAKAGNTRARFTEYPSEKHDVWNRVYRELEFIQWLFAQQKRGGS from the coding sequence ATGAATCCATTTAGCTACCACAAGCCCCGTTCACAGCTCCCCTACGCCCTCTACCTACCCGCAGGAAAGCCCCCCAAAGGCGGCTGGCCCCTGATTCTGTTCCTGCATGGCTCCGGGGAGCGGGGTAGCGACGGCCGGAAGCAGAGCACGGTGGGCCTTGGCCCGGCCATTCAAGAGAACCCCCAGCGCTGGCCCGCCGTGGTGCTGATGCCCCAGTGCCCCAAGGGACAGCAGTGGGCCGGGGAGCCCCTGGCGCAGGCCTACGAATTGCTGCACCAAGTGGAGCAAGAGCACCAAACCAACCCCCGGCGGGTCTACCTGACCGGCCTCTCGATGGGGGGTTATGGCAGCTGGAACCTGGGCGGCCTGTACCCCCGGCGCTTTGCCGCCATCGCCCCCATCTGCGGGGCCGCCGACCCCTTCATGGTCTGGCAACGGCTGGGCAAGGTGCCCATCTGGAACTTTCACGGCGCCGCCGACGAGGTGGTGCCGGTGAGCTTCTCCAGGGCGCTGGCCGATGCTTTAGCCAAGGCCGGCAACACCCGGGCCCGTTTCACCGAGTACCCCAGCGAAAAGCACGATGTCTGGAACCGGGTGTACCGGGAGCTCGAGTTCATCCAGTGGCTGTTTGCCCAGCAGAAGCGCGGCGGTAGTTGA
- a CDS encoding HIT domain-containing protein, translating to MENPTVFGKIIRRELPADIVYEDDEFIAFKDIRPRSKVHILVCPKEYIPTLADYPDTPEGALKLGKLMLTANRIAKQMGLEGYFIRIHVGEKGGQEVFHVHVHLRSDA from the coding sequence ATGGAGAACCCCACGGTGTTTGGCAAAATCATCCGCCGTGAGCTGCCGGCGGACATCGTGTACGAAGACGACGAGTTCATCGCCTTTAAGGACATTCGCCCGCGCTCGAAGGTGCACATCCTGGTCTGCCCCAAAGAGTACATCCCCACCCTGGCCGACTACCCCGACACCCCCGAGGGCGCGCTCAAGCTGGGCAAGCTGATGTTGACGGCCAACCGCATCGCCAAGCAGATGGGCCTCGAGGGCTACTTCATCCGCATTCATGTAGGGGAGAAAGGCGGGCAGGAGGTCTTTCACGTCCACGTACACCTGCGCTCGGATGCCTAG
- a CDS encoding M28 family metallopeptidase, with product MGRQLFLRGALGLVAIGLLALAQAFSTERMQADLQALLSQGPRVAGLPATTAAGEYLAAELRKVGYTVEFQPFTYSRTRDQGSSLLVGTTSFPVSSVAGSPGRRVEGPLAVVPGAGLAADFADLNLQGAIAVVRRGGIPGLEKARLAAERGAVGLILLTEEPSGTRFTFGGNSPIPGVTLSQSDGAGLFSQAGTRAVLDVRIVTEEVQGRNVIARRSSQNPLVIVGAHYDSVPGSPGANDNASGTVTVLELARQLADSPLAAQIWFLFFDGEEDGLWGSRRFVEQNPEIVRGLKGMLNLDMVGVNVNGTLGIGGSGELRALADCNALQVACGSAPGGGSDHVPFAQAGVPVLFFFRGLDPNYHRPTDTLADPVLMAQTGQVVRGILERLLR from the coding sequence ATGGGCCGACAATTGTTTTTGCGTGGGGCCCTGGGGCTGGTGGCCATCGGGCTGCTGGCCCTGGCCCAGGCTTTTTCTACCGAGCGCATGCAGGCCGATCTGCAGGCCCTGCTGTCACAGGGGCCGCGGGTCGCGGGCCTGCCCGCCACCACTGCCGCTGGAGAATACCTGGCCGCCGAGCTGCGCAAGGTGGGCTACACGGTGGAATTCCAGCCCTTCACCTACAGCCGCACCCGCGACCAGGGCTCGAGCCTTTTGGTGGGGACGACCAGCTTTCCGGTGAGCAGCGTGGCGGGCAGCCCGGGCCGACGGGTGGAGGGGCCGCTGGCAGTGGTGCCCGGGGCGGGGCTGGCCGCCGACTTCGCCGACCTGAACCTGCAGGGCGCCATTGCGGTGGTGCGCCGGGGAGGGATTCCCGGCCTCGAGAAGGCCCGGCTGGCTGCCGAGCGGGGGGCTGTGGGCCTTATCCTGCTGACCGAGGAGCCCAGCGGTACCCGCTTCACCTTTGGCGGCAATAGCCCCATTCCGGGGGTGACCCTCTCGCAGAGTGATGGCGCTGGGCTCTTCAGCCAGGCGGGAACCCGCGCCGTGCTGGACGTGCGCATCGTGACCGAGGAGGTACAGGGGCGCAACGTGATCGCCAGGCGCAGCAGCCAGAATCCGCTGGTGATTGTGGGGGCCCACTACGACTCGGTTCCGGGCAGCCCAGGGGCCAACGACAACGCCTCGGGCACCGTCACGGTGCTCGAGCTGGCCCGCCAACTGGCCGACAGCCCCCTCGCAGCGCAGATCTGGTTCCTGTTTTTCGACGGGGAAGAGGACGGGTTGTGGGGCTCGCGCCGGTTTGTTGAACAGAACCCCGAAATTGTGCGGGGCCTGAAGGGCATGCTCAACCTGGACATGGTGGGCGTCAACGTGAATGGCACCCTGGGCATCGGCGGAAGCGGTGAATTGCGGGCGCTGGCCGACTGCAACGCCCTGCAGGTGGCCTGTGGCAGCGCGCCGGGTGGGGGCAGCGACCACGTGCCCTTTGCCCAGGCCGGGGTGCCGGTGCTCTTCTTCTTCCGCGGCCTCGACCCCAACTACCACCGCCCCACCGACACCTTGGCCGACCCCGTGCTGATGGCCCAGACCGGCCAGGTGGTGCGGGGGATTCTGGAAAGGCTGCTGCGCTAG
- the ccmA gene encoding heme ABC exporter ATP-binding protein CcmA, with the protein MLIEAIAVSKRYGRDWVLRNLDFQLAQHEAVALVGPNGVGKTTLLRVLAGLVRPTQGSVKLSGRVGFLANPPAFHRHFTGAENLHYALRLDGKTGGRSEIRAALTQFGLPHDKPVLSYSSGMKKRLAMARLHLQNPDIWLLDEPEAALDAQGRGLLENLVQQARSRGGVVIATHDKSWLSLVDRIVELQGP; encoded by the coding sequence ATGCTTATCGAAGCCATAGCCGTTTCCAAACGTTACGGGCGGGACTGGGTGCTGCGCAACCTGGATTTTCAACTGGCTCAACACGAAGCCGTCGCCCTGGTAGGCCCCAACGGCGTGGGCAAAACCACCCTGTTGCGGGTGCTGGCTGGGTTGGTGCGTCCCACCCAGGGTTCGGTCAAGCTAAGCGGAAGGGTGGGCTTCTTGGCTAATCCACCGGCTTTCCACCGGCACTTTACCGGAGCTGAAAACCTGCACTACGCACTTCGGCTCGATGGAAAAACCGGTGGTCGCAGTGAAATTCGGGCCGCGCTGACCCAATTTGGGCTTCCACACGACAAGCCTGTCCTGAGCTACAGCAGCGGCATGAAAAAGCGCCTGGCCATGGCCCGATTGCACCTGCAAAATCCCGATATCTGGCTACTGGACGAGCCCGAAGCTGCCCTAGACGCACAAGGGCGGGGCTTGCTGGAAAACCTGGTACAGCAGGCGCGCTCCAGGGGTGGTGTGGTGATTGCCACACACGACAAAAGCTGGCTTTCCCTGGTAGACCGGATAGTTGAGCTACAAGGCCCGTGA
- a CDS encoding ABC transporter ATP-binding protein, with the protein MLRVIGLGKSYPGFRLQVSLEVGVGQTLALLGPSGSGKSTLLRLIAGLEAPEVGQVWLEQTELTPLAPEARRVGFVFQDYALFPHLSVWENIAFGLREARWDGASIRRRVAELLDLTHLGPHAQKRPNQLSGGERQRVALARALANRPRLLLLDEPLGALDLKLRHELLWELRAILRQAGVPTIVVTHDQSEAFVIAQQIALLRGGAVVQVGSPEQLFRHPKNAWVAGFLGHRNLLSADQSQQMGLPARPHLLPPEAITLGQGEEARVEERVFKGFVVGLELLWRGCKLYLEGPELGLYPGDTTQLGIDWSRVVALEEEPSSTPGAAQPSLEAPRAR; encoded by the coding sequence ATGTTGCGGGTGATAGGGCTCGGCAAAAGCTATCCGGGGTTCCGGCTGCAGGTCTCCCTCGAGGTCGGCGTGGGGCAAACCCTGGCCTTGCTGGGGCCTTCGGGCAGCGGTAAGAGCACGCTTTTGCGGCTGATAGCGGGTTTGGAGGCACCGGAGGTCGGTCAGGTCTGGCTGGAGCAGACCGAACTCACCCCCCTGGCGCCGGAAGCGCGCCGGGTGGGGTTTGTGTTTCAGGATTATGCCCTGTTTCCACACCTATCGGTCTGGGAAAACATTGCCTTTGGCCTGCGGGAGGCCCGCTGGGATGGCGCAAGCATACGGCGGCGTGTGGCCGAACTGCTGGATTTGACCCATTTAGGGCCCCACGCGCAAAAACGTCCCAACCAGCTTTCGGGCGGTGAGCGCCAGCGGGTGGCCCTGGCTCGAGCCCTGGCCAACCGGCCCCGCCTGCTGCTGCTGGATGAGCCGCTGGGTGCTCTGGATCTGAAGCTGCGGCACGAACTGCTGTGGGAGCTGCGGGCCATTTTGCGGCAGGCGGGGGTGCCGACCATTGTGGTGACCCACGACCAGTCCGAGGCTTTTGTAATCGCCCAGCAGATTGCCCTGCTGAGGGGAGGTGCGGTTGTGCAGGTGGGTTCGCCTGAGCAGCTTTTTCGCCATCCAAAAAACGCCTGGGTGGCCGGCTTTCTGGGCCACCGCAACCTGCTGTCGGCCGATCAGAGCCAGCAGATGGGGTTGCCGGCTCGCCCGCACCTGCTGCCGCCGGAGGCCATCACCCTGGGCCAAGGGGAAGAAGCGCGGGTAGAAGAGCGGGTTTTTAAGGGTTTTGTGGTGGGCCTCGAGCTGCTCTGGCGAGGCTGTAAGCTGTACCTGGAGGGCCCGGAGCTGGGGCTGTACCCCGGCGATACCACCCAGCTTGGGATCGATTGGTCTAGGGTGGTTGCGCTGGAGGAGGAGCCCTCGAGTACCCCGGGGGCTGCGCAACCCTCGCTGGAAGCTCCTCGAGCCCGCTAG
- a CDS encoding phosphoribosyltransferase family protein, whose translation METYPITIGKITRHVPVVETLPGVHIPLVEIMGDVELVQAAAEGLVKHLPPETDALLTLETSPIVLAHTMSALCGKPYVVVRRKRRPYMQDPIIQEVESLTLGVTETLWLDSRMAEKLMGQNVALVFDVVSSGGTMNALEKVAKKAGANVVARLAAFHQGNSKLPITFLSEIPILQTA comes from the coding sequence ATGGAAACCTATCCCATCACAATAGGCAAAATCACCCGTCATGTACCGGTGGTTGAAACCCTGCCGGGCGTTCACATCCCCCTGGTTGAGATTATGGGCGATGTGGAGCTGGTGCAGGCCGCCGCCGAAGGGCTGGTCAAGCACCTGCCCCCCGAGACCGATGCCCTGCTGACCCTCGAGACCTCCCCCATCGTGCTGGCCCATACCATGAGCGCCCTCTGCGGCAAGCCCTATGTGGTGGTGCGCCGTAAGCGCCGCCCCTACATGCAAGACCCCATTATCCAGGAGGTGGAGTCGCTGACCCTGGGCGTAACCGAGACCCTCTGGCTGGACAGCCGCATGGCCGAAAAGCTGATGGGCCAGAATGTGGCCCTGGTCTTCGACGTGGTCTCCTCGGGGGGCACCATGAACGCGCTCGAGAAAGTGGCCAAGAAGGCCGGGGCCAACGTGGTGGCCCGCCTGGCTGCTTTCCACCAGGGCAACAGCAAGCTGCCCATCACCTTCCTCTCGGAGATCCCCATCCTGCAAACCGCTTAG
- a CDS encoding threonine/serine dehydratase, whose amino-acid sequence MLTLQDIQHAAQRIAPYIHHTPVLSSQGLDKLLGRRFFFKAEHLQKTGSFKARGALNAALQLQNPRGLIAVSSGNHAQGVAYAAQVIGAPALVVMPEDASPTKKAATRAYGAEVYDQGVTVENREQVVRALAEETGYALIHPFDDLRVMAGQGTQALELLQQVPDLDAVLVAVGGGGLISGIATVIKSLRPACEVIGVEPETANDAQQSLQMGARVKLVQAPRTVADGVRTLAVGEKTFPVMQRHVDRIVTVPDEVTLEAQRLMMQRLKQVVEPTAGLALGPALMSYDLPERVAVIVCGGNWMP is encoded by the coding sequence GTGCTAACCCTGCAAGATATCCAACATGCCGCCCAACGCATTGCCCCCTACATCCACCACACCCCAGTGCTGAGCAGCCAGGGACTGGATAAGCTTCTGGGCCGCCGGTTCTTTTTCAAGGCCGAGCACCTGCAAAAAACCGGCAGCTTCAAAGCCCGGGGTGCCCTGAACGCGGCTCTTCAGCTACAAAACCCCCGGGGCCTGATTGCGGTCTCGTCGGGCAACCACGCCCAGGGGGTGGCCTATGCGGCTCAGGTGATCGGGGCGCCGGCCCTGGTGGTGATGCCGGAGGATGCCTCCCCCACCAAAAAAGCGGCCACCCGGGCCTACGGCGCCGAGGTCTACGACCAGGGGGTGACGGTAGAGAACCGCGAGCAGGTGGTGCGCGCACTGGCCGAGGAGACGGGCTATGCGCTCATCCACCCTTTCGACGACTTGCGGGTGATGGCAGGCCAGGGCACCCAGGCCCTGGAACTCTTGCAGCAGGTGCCCGATCTGGACGCCGTCCTGGTCGCGGTGGGCGGGGGCGGGCTCATCTCGGGCATCGCCACAGTTATCAAGAGCCTGCGGCCCGCGTGTGAGGTGATTGGGGTGGAGCCCGAAACCGCCAACGATGCCCAGCAGAGCCTCCAGATGGGGGCGCGCGTGAAGCTGGTGCAGGCCCCCAGAACCGTGGCCGATGGGGTGCGCACCCTGGCGGTTGGCGAGAAGACCTTTCCGGTCATGCAGCGCCATGTGGATCGCATTGTGACGGTGCCGGACGAGGTTACCTTGGAAGCCCAGCGCCTGATGATGCAACGGCTCAAACAGGTGGTGGAGCCCACCGCCGGGCTGGCTTTGGGGCCGGCCTTGATGAGCTACGACCTACCCGAGCGGGTAGCAGTAATTGTATGCGGTGGGAACTGGATGCCCTGA
- a CDS encoding cytochrome c biogenesis CcdA family protein, with the protein MAAMSVVAAFLAGILSFLSPCVLPLVPTYLLYLGGERGRPLLNALFFVGGFSLLFLLLGLPFTLLGSFLSENRQLLGQAGGAILVLLGLYMLGLKPQWGVNLRYQGDTSRPWGAFVLGAVLGLGWTPCIGPILGGILTLTAAGGGINSLLAYILGLAVPFLLVALLTDRIRPVLRQAARFSRWAEAVAGVALVAMGILMFTGTFTRLNSFFIKITPERLLNLEKILIGQ; encoded by the coding sequence ATGGCAGCCATGAGTGTGGTAGCGGCTTTTCTAGCTGGTATTCTTTCCTTCCTCTCCCCCTGTGTACTACCCCTGGTGCCCACATACCTGCTGTACTTGGGTGGAGAGCGGGGACGACCGCTGCTCAACGCCCTTTTCTTTGTGGGTGGTTTCTCGCTGCTGTTCTTGCTACTGGGGCTCCCCTTCACCCTGCTGGGCAGTTTTTTATCGGAAAACCGGCAGTTGCTGGGCCAAGCAGGTGGTGCAATCCTGGTGCTGCTGGGTCTGTACATGCTGGGCCTGAAACCCCAATGGGGCGTTAATTTACGATACCAAGGGGACACCAGCCGCCCCTGGGGGGCTTTTGTGCTCGGCGCCGTTCTGGGACTGGGCTGGACTCCCTGCATTGGCCCGATCCTGGGGGGCATTCTTACCCTCACCGCGGCCGGGGGTGGGATCAATTCCCTACTGGCTTACATCCTGGGGTTGGCGGTTCCGTTTTTGCTGGTGGCCCTGTTGACCGACCGCATCCGCCCTGTGCTGCGCCAGGCGGCCCGCTTTTCCCGCTGGGCCGAGGCGGTAGCAGGGGTGGCCCTGGTCGCAATGGGCATCCTGATGTTCACCGGCACTTTCACCCGGCTCAACAGCTTCTTTATAAAAATCACCCCCGAGCGGCTGCTAAACCTCGAGAAAATTCTCATCGGCCAGTAG
- a CDS encoding phosphoribosyltransferase family protein, translating to MTVKTYAVEVAGVRRELPVVQVGPDVAVALFNMLGDTEVVEEAAAALAKRMPAEIETLVTPEVKAVPLAHALSRLTGKPYVVARKTEKPYMINPVSRTVISITTGKPQLLVLDGTDVPLIKGKKVAIVDDVVSTGSTLKGLSDLITDVGGQVAAVLAVFTEGSPREDVIALGHLPLFKPD from the coding sequence ATGACCGTGAAAACCTATGCGGTGGAAGTAGCCGGGGTTCGTCGTGAGCTACCGGTGGTGCAGGTGGGCCCCGATGTGGCGGTGGCCCTGTTCAACATGCTGGGCGATACCGAGGTGGTGGAGGAGGCAGCTGCGGCCCTGGCCAAGCGGATGCCGGCCGAGATCGAAACCCTGGTGACGCCGGAGGTTAAGGCCGTGCCCCTGGCCCATGCCCTCTCGCGCCTGACCGGGAAGCCTTATGTGGTGGCCCGCAAAACCGAGAAACCCTACATGATTAACCCCGTGTCGCGCACGGTGATCTCCATCACCACCGGCAAGCCCCAGCTTCTGGTGCTGGATGGAACCGATGTGCCCCTCATCAAGGGCAAAAAGGTGGCCATCGTGGACGATGTGGTCTCGACGGGGAGCACGCTCAAGGGCCTTTCCGATCTCATCACCGATGTGGGCGGGCAGGTAGCGGCCGTGCTGGCCGTGTTTACCGAGGGTTCCCCCCGCGAAGACGTGATTGCCCTGGGGCATCTGCCGCTCTTCAAACCGGATTGA
- a CDS encoding MiaB/RimO family radical SAM methylthiotransferase, with protein MRLAVKTLGCKVNQVESDALVGLLKPLQPVVVPLEAGADLVVINTCAVTTSAEADARKEVRRARRANPAAFIVVTGCYAELAPDQLAELGADVVLPNSRKAELPGVILQRFGLPADPITTPPNEFWGAGERGLLNNYVRAFLKVQDGCNAGCAYCIIPRLRGRERHRGYRDALSEAGALLEAGVQEIVLTGVRLGSYKGHPRGIAGLVEELALMGAKVRLSSIEPEDTGDELLRVMQRFAPQVRPHLHLSLQTGSGRLLALMGRRYDKNYYRELAQKAYDWIPGFALTTDVIAGLPTETEDEHQETLAFLEEVRPSRVHVFTYTPRPKTRAASLPQVPIEIRKRRNKELQALAARLAEARVRPKLGGAVEVLVESFRGGKAYGHTPDYYEVEFTGQARIGQTAWVRVEAIEGYTLRGALEAIKQEPARYLLPVV; from the coding sequence GTGCGGCTGGCGGTCAAAACCCTGGGATGCAAGGTTAATCAGGTCGAATCGGACGCCCTGGTGGGGCTCTTAAAGCCCTTGCAGCCGGTGGTGGTGCCCCTCGAGGCAGGGGCCGATCTGGTGGTCATCAACACCTGCGCGGTGACCACCAGCGCCGAGGCCGACGCCCGCAAGGAGGTGCGCCGGGCCCGCCGGGCCAACCCTGCGGCCTTCATCGTGGTGACCGGCTGTTACGCCGAGCTGGCCCCCGACCAACTGGCCGAGCTGGGGGCCGACGTGGTGCTGCCCAACAGCCGCAAAGCCGAGTTGCCCGGGGTGATCTTGCAGCGCTTTGGCCTGCCCGCTGACCCCATCACCACCCCGCCCAACGAGTTCTGGGGGGCCGGGGAGCGGGGCCTGCTGAACAACTATGTGCGGGCCTTCCTCAAGGTGCAGGACGGCTGCAATGCGGGGTGTGCCTACTGCATCATCCCCCGCCTGCGCGGGCGCGAACGCCACCGCGGGTACCGCGATGCGCTTTCGGAAGCCGGGGCCCTGCTGGAAGCGGGTGTGCAGGAAATCGTGCTGACCGGGGTGCGGCTGGGTTCCTACAAGGGCCACCCCCGCGGGATTGCCGGCCTGGTAGAGGAACTTGCTCTAATGGGGGCCAAGGTGCGCCTGTCCTCCATCGAACCCGAGGACACTGGGGACGAGCTCTTGAGGGTAATGCAGCGCTTTGCCCCCCAGGTGCGCCCCCACCTGCACCTGAGCCTGCAAACGGGTTCGGGGCGGCTGCTCGCCCTGATGGGCCGCCGCTACGATAAAAACTACTACCGCGAACTGGCGCAGAAAGCCTACGACTGGATACCCGGTTTCGCCCTCACCACCGATGTGATTGCGGGCCTCCCCACCGAGACCGAAGACGAACACCAGGAAACCCTGGCCTTCCTGGAGGAGGTGCGGCCCAGCCGCGTGCACGTCTTCACCTACACTCCACGCCCCAAGACCCGTGCGGCCTCGCTACCACAGGTACCCATCGAAATCCGCAAGCGCCGCAACAAAGAACTCCAGGCCCTGGCGGCCCGGCTGGCCGAGGCGCGGGTGCGGCCCAAGCTGGGCGGTGCGGTGGAGGTGCTGGTCGAAAGTTTTCGCGGGGGCAAGGCCTACGGGCATACCCCCGACTACTACGAGGTCGAGTTCACCGGACAGGCCCGCATCGGCCAGACCGCCTGGGTGCGCGTGGAGGCCATCGAGGGCTACACCCTGCGGGGTGCGCTCGAGGCCATCAAGCAAGAACCGGCCCGCTACCTGCTGCCCGTGGTATAG
- a CDS encoding bifunctional nuclease family protein, which yields MVPARIEGMGVDPGNGNLIVMLRAENDLLLPVVIGALETQNIMVHLSGEKPPRPLGPDLFYNTLELLGVKVLRLEIAELKEGTFYGRLILEQRGLEYEIDCRPSDGMALAIRAGAPILIAEQVLEQAGIKESQLNRRGEPPKA from the coding sequence ATGGTACCCGCACGCATCGAAGGAATGGGGGTAGATCCAGGAAATGGCAACCTGATCGTGATGCTCAGGGCCGAGAACGATCTGCTCCTGCCGGTGGTGATCGGGGCCTTGGAAACCCAGAACATCATGGTGCACCTCTCGGGCGAGAAACCCCCCCGCCCGCTGGGCCCCGACCTGTTCTACAACACCCTCGAGCTGCTAGGGGTAAAGGTGCTGCGCCTTGAGATCGCCGAACTGAAAGAAGGTACTTTCTACGGCCGTCTCATACTGGAACAGCGCGGCCTGGAGTATGAGATCGACTGCCGCCCTTCCGACGGCATGGCCCTGGCCATCCGCGCCGGGGCCCCCATCCTGATTGCCGAGCAGGTGCTCGAGCAGGCCGGCATTAAAGAATCGCAGCTAAACCGTCGGGGAGAGCCGCCCAAGGCATGA